One Ilumatobacter coccineus YM16-304 genomic window, TCCCCGTCGTGTTGGTGACGGCGAGGTTGTAGGCGACCGCGGTGACGCCGACCGGAATCGCGCCGACATCGATGACGGTTCCCGTGCGGACGTCGCGTGCGTCGGCGATCGAGACCAGTCGCTGATCGCCCGAGCGGATCGGCCCCTCGGCGGTGAACCGACTGTCGTACACCCTCGTCGGAGCGATCGGGACGAACGCACCGGCCGTCCGGAACCCACTGATGCGTCGCCACTCCCCGGGCGTGCCCCGGTCGACGCAATACCAGAGTTCGCCGTTGGTGTCGGCGACGAGTTCGCCGGGGGTGTGCTCTTTCGTGTCGCTGCGCGGGTCGTCGAGCAGCGGCCGCACCCAGATGTTGGACCGGGGCGCCTGCTTGCCGGGCACGGTCTGGGGATACGCGACCAACGCATGACCGCTCTCGACGCTGGTGGTCGACGTCTCGGTGTGACCGACCACGCCGTTGTAGACGTCGGAGCCGGTGGCGAACCCGCCGATCGCGGCCTCGATGTCGATCTCCTTCGGCTCGTCGGCCACGGAGAGGACGCTCGTGTTGGGTTGCGTGGTTCCGCCGAAGAGCAACGTCGCTTCCGTCGCGGAGTTCTGGGCCCCGGCGACGAGGGCGTCGCCGTCGGCGGCAGCGACGGGCCGAGCGATGAGCGGCGCAGCGATCGCGGCTCCCGCTGCGGTCGCGCCGAGTCGCTGCAGCATCTTGCGGCGGCTCGACGAGATCTCGGTGGCGGCGGCCGTTGGCGCTCGGTCGGGGACGTCTCGGTGCTCGTCGAAACCGTCGACACGACGTCGAAGCGACTCGATCTCTCGGCGCTGTTCGACGAGCAGTGCGAGGAGTTGCTCGGTCGTCGGCTCGGTGGTGGTGCGGGTGGGATCAGTTGTCGGTTCCACATGTTGGGACTGCCCGGCGTGGGCGCCGTTCAAACGCGCGCCGGCCCCGATCCGAGCGACGAACCGCCCTGCGGTGCGAGGATGATGCCCATGAGCTCGGCGCAACTCCTCGTCATCCGACACGGCCAGACCGAGTGGTCACGGATGGGGAAACACACCGGGCGCACCGACATCCCGCTGACCGACGTCGGACGCGACGAAGCCCGAGCCGCGTCACGCACGTTGGCCGGGTGGAACCTCGAACGGGCGTACAGCAGCCCGCTGATCCGAGCACGCGAAACCGCCGAGCTGGTTCGGCCTGCGTGCGGCCTCGAGATCGACGACCGCCTCGTCGAATGGGATTACGGCGTGTACGAAGGCGAGACCACGCCAGAGTCGCGCGAGCGCATTCCCGACTGGTCGGTGTGGACCCACGAGATCATCGACGGTGAGTCGGTCGACGAGGTCGGCGCTCGCGCCGATGCGTTCATCGAGCGCTTCGACGCCGAGGTCCCCGACGGCAACGGTGTCGTCTTCGCGCACGGTCACTTCCTCGCGATCCTCATCGCTCGGTGGTGTGGCCTGCCAGCGGTCGAAGGTCGCCGGTTTGCGCTCGCCACGGCAACGGTGAGCCTGCTCGGCAGCCACCGCGAAGACCGCGTGATCCGGGCGCTCAACCATCGCTGCGGCGACGCCCTCGACCCGCCCTCGCGCACCTGACCGGAGTTGGTTACGTCGCTCCGGGAGCGATGTCATCAACTCGCTACGCGAGACTGGCGGCATGCATGATCTCGTGATCCGCAACGGCCGACTCGTCGACGGAACCGGTGCCGCGCCGGCCGATGGGATGAGCGTCGCGGTCGACGGCAACGTCATCACCGCCGTCGCGCCCGATGCCGAAGTCGGCCCCGGAACACGAGAGATCGACGCGCAGGGCAAGATCATCACGCCAGGCTTCGTCGACATCCACACGCACTACGACGGCCAGGCCACCTGGGACAGCGAGCTCGAACCATCGACCCCGCACGGCGTCACCACCGTCGTGATGGGCAACTGTGGCGTCGGTTTCGCCCCGGCCAAGCCTGACGAGCACGACTTCCTGATCGAGCTGATGGAAGGTGTCGAAGACATCCCGGGTGCCGCGTTGAGCGAAGGCATCTCATGGAACTGGGAGAGCTTCCCCGAGTACCTCGACGAACTCGAACGCGGTGAGTACGCCGCCGACATCGCGGCGATGATCGCCCACGGTCCGCTGCGCGCGTACGTCATGGGCAAGCGTGGCGCCGACAACGAACCGGCCACGTCCGACGACATCGCCGAGATGGCGCAACTCGTCAACGAGGCCGTCGAGGCCGGCGCGATGGGCTTCTCCACGAGTCGCACGATCGGGCACCGCGCGATGAACGGCGAACCCGTGCCGGGCACGTTCGCGGCCGAAGACGAGTTGTTCACGATCGGGCGCGCGATGGCGCGCGCCGGCAAGGGCGTCTTCGAAGTGGCACCCGCCGGGCTCGGCGGCGAAGACCTCGTCGCACCCAAGAAGGAGATCGACTGGATCTGCCGTCTGGCCGACGACATCGGCCGACCGGTCACGTGGCTGATGCTGCAGAACATGGTCGAGCCCGACGAGTGGAAAGAGCTCATGGAGCGCTCGCAGGAAGCGCAGGACGCCGGCCATCAGGTGATCCCGCAGGTGGCCGGCCGTCCGTTCGGCATCCTCATCGGCCTGTCGACCAAGCACCGCTTCAAAGACATGCCGTCGTTCGCACCGTTGCGCGACCTCTCGTTCGCCGAACAGGCGGAAGCAATGGGTGACCCCGAGTTGAAGGCGCGTCTCATCGCCGAGTCGACCCAGGTGATGGAGAGCATCAAGGACTCCCAGCCGATGGCGTACCAGGTGGTCAGTTCGTACGAGCGCCAGTACCTGCTCGGCGATCCGGTCGACTACGAGCCCACCCCCGATCGCAGCATCGCCGCGCTGGCCGAGCAGCACGGCGTCGAGCCGATCGAGGAACTGTACGAACGCCTCCGTGACCGTGAAGGCCGAGCGCTGATGATGATGCCGTTCCTCGGCTACGCGCACGGCAACGGCGACGCGCTCCATGAGATGCTCACCCATCCGGCGGCCGTGCTCGGCTTGGCCGATGGCGGCGCTCACGCCAACTTCATCTGCGACGCGTCGACGCCGACCTGGATGCTGACCCACTGGGTGCGTGACCGCGAGCGGGGCCCGCGTCTGCCGCTCGAACACGTCATCAAGAAGATGACCGCCGACACCGCTGCGTTGTTCGGCTTCACCGATCGCGGCGTGGTCGAGGTCGGCAAGCGCGCCGACCTCAACGTGATCGACTTCGACAACCTGCAGCTTCGCGAACCACACCTCGTCGCCGACCTTCCGGCCGGCGGTACTCGGCTGCTCCAGGCCGCCGAGGGCTACACCGCCACGATCGTCGGCGGCCAGGTGACCCGCGAGAACGACGCCTTCACCGGCGCCCGCCCCGGCCGCCTCGTCCGCAGCTGAGTCT contains:
- a CDS encoding N-acyl-D-amino-acid deacylase family protein, encoding MHDLVIRNGRLVDGTGAAPADGMSVAVDGNVITAVAPDAEVGPGTREIDAQGKIITPGFVDIHTHYDGQATWDSELEPSTPHGVTTVVMGNCGVGFAPAKPDEHDFLIELMEGVEDIPGAALSEGISWNWESFPEYLDELERGEYAADIAAMIAHGPLRAYVMGKRGADNEPATSDDIAEMAQLVNEAVEAGAMGFSTSRTIGHRAMNGEPVPGTFAAEDELFTIGRAMARAGKGVFEVAPAGLGGEDLVAPKKEIDWICRLADDIGRPVTWLMLQNMVEPDEWKELMERSQEAQDAGHQVIPQVAGRPFGILIGLSTKHRFKDMPSFAPLRDLSFAEQAEAMGDPELKARLIAESTQVMESIKDSQPMAYQVVSSYERQYLLGDPVDYEPTPDRSIAALAEQHGVEPIEELYERLRDREGRALMMMPFLGYAHGNGDALHEMLTHPAAVLGLADGGAHANFICDASTPTWMLTHWVRDRERGPRLPLEHVIKKMTADTAALFGFTDRGVVEVGKRADLNVIDFDNLQLREPHLVADLPAGGTRLLQAAEGYTATIVGGQVTRENDAFTGARPGRLVRS
- a CDS encoding histidine phosphatase family protein; the protein is MSSAQLLVIRHGQTEWSRMGKHTGRTDIPLTDVGRDEARAASRTLAGWNLERAYSSPLIRARETAELVRPACGLEIDDRLVEWDYGVYEGETTPESRERIPDWSVWTHEIIDGESVDEVGARADAFIERFDAEVPDGNGVVFAHGHFLAILIARWCGLPAVEGRRFALATATVSLLGSHREDRVIRALNHRCGDALDPPSRT